A window of Zavarzinella sp. contains these coding sequences:
- a CDS encoding FGGY-family carbohydrate kinase, which produces MPIRSLAPDSIITGWDFSTGSVKCVAFDLQGNVVASCRFPTDLWTEDGVSEFNLMLLEGQVHTTVRAIVHQLNQLGRLSDWVAGGISATHHTSGRVDALGNQIRRMICWNDQTLAAYHAKGITRLGGEDAVRALLGGPWAIRYSLSHLVKDEETLTHADWQRTRWLVPHGCAALGYLTGNWGSISISTAASTGMMQLEQNEWCEPILNCIQDKNLRQFAWQSLPAIQHDMNLPVSALSPHVASAAGWQGDAKLPFVFPTLDDQAAGLVGGGAVEAGQVAVILGNSAVVNSSASAAPGTDALDAMKLNWGPWLWMRCYSNGAQFLDRIVGHHPDWQALEQAARKVPPGCEGIRVSPFVLTEPSLGIHEPRFGWSPSEPSDAGVRFRAALESLACLITLGVQAHQQAGQQIRQITVSGGIARSQLMLEILASMLNMPLLQLESDEGPALGAAVVALAGAESYQRTAQGITEPFTVQDAVAAIVKFKQPVAANPEWVSTYQQMARDFL; this is translated from the coding sequence ATGCCAATTCGCAGTTTAGCCCCAGATTCCATCATTACTGGGTGGGATTTCAGCACCGGTTCGGTCAAGTGCGTCGCGTTCGACCTGCAAGGCAACGTGGTGGCCAGTTGTCGCTTTCCCACGGATCTGTGGACAGAAGACGGTGTTTCTGAATTCAATCTGATGCTGCTGGAAGGCCAGGTCCACACCACCGTGCGTGCGATTGTTCACCAATTGAATCAACTTGGTAGACTTTCGGACTGGGTGGCAGGTGGCATCTCTGCTACGCACCACACCAGTGGTCGAGTAGATGCTCTGGGTAACCAGATTCGACGAATGATCTGCTGGAATGACCAGACGCTGGCCGCTTACCATGCGAAAGGCATCACTCGCCTAGGTGGGGAAGATGCTGTGCGAGCCTTACTCGGTGGTCCCTGGGCAATTCGGTATAGTCTCAGCCACCTCGTCAAAGATGAAGAAACCCTCACACATGCCGACTGGCAACGCACTCGCTGGCTGGTGCCGCACGGATGTGCGGCCCTTGGTTACTTAACGGGCAACTGGGGCAGCATCAGCATTTCCACGGCTGCATCGACAGGTATGATGCAACTGGAACAGAATGAGTGGTGCGAGCCCATTCTGAACTGTATCCAGGATAAGAACTTACGGCAATTTGCCTGGCAGTCGCTGCCCGCAATTCAGCATGATATGAATCTACCCGTGTCAGCACTGTCTCCGCACGTGGCAAGTGCTGCGGGCTGGCAGGGTGATGCAAAACTGCCATTCGTTTTCCCCACCCTGGACGATCAGGCTGCTGGCCTTGTGGGTGGGGGTGCTGTGGAAGCTGGGCAGGTTGCTGTGATCCTGGGTAATTCTGCTGTGGTCAATTCTTCTGCAAGTGCCGCACCGGGTACGGATGCACTCGATGCCATGAAGCTGAACTGGGGCCCATGGTTGTGGATGCGATGCTACAGTAATGGTGCCCAGTTTCTGGATCGGATTGTGGGCCACCATCCCGATTGGCAGGCACTGGAACAAGCCGCACGCAAGGTGCCACCGGGCTGCGAAGGGATTCGGGTGTCGCCTTTTGTGCTGACGGAACCTTCACTCGGCATCCATGAACCACGTTTTGGCTGGTCTCCCAGTGAACCCAGTGACGCAGGTGTGCGATTTCGGGCCGCACTGGAATCACTTGCCTGCCTGATTACTCTGGGCGTGCAGGCCCACCAGCAGGCGGGGCAACAAATCCGGCAGATTACCGTTTCCGGTGGGATTGCCCGGTCACAATTGATGCTGGAAATTCTAGCCAGTATGTTGAACATGCCGTTGTTGCAACTGGAATCGGACGAAGGCCCGGCCCTGGGTGCTGCCGTGGTGGCGTTGGCAGGTGCTGAATCTTACCAACGCACCGCACAAGGGATTACAGAACCCTTCACGGTGCAGGATGCCGTGGCAGCAATTGTCAAATTCAAACAGCCTGTCGCCGCAAACCCCGAGTGGGTCAGCACTTACCAGCAAATGGCCAGAGATTTTCTGTAA